From the Jeongeupia sp. HS-3 genome, the window GTACGCCAGCGCCGGCCAGTGCCCCAGATGCCGGTACAGCGCGCGGACGATGCGCTTGATGTCACGATCAAGATCGACAAAGGGCAGTCGCCAGTCGAAGTCCCCGATGATGCTCGCCAGCGTGGCGAACAGATCATGTTGCTTCGGGTAGTAGGTGCGGAAGGTCGGCGCGGCGGTGGTTTCGATGTACTCGGTCGAGACCGCCGGGCGGTAGAAAATGAAGTCGTTGTGAAAATAGGTGCGGTGCAGGATGCGGCAACTGACCGAATTGAAAAACGTTTCGGCCAGCTCGGGCTGCTTGTGGTTGACCAAGAGGCCGATGAAATAGGATTTCACGCTGGCCCATACGTCGTCGGGCAGCCGTTCGGCCCTGAATTCGAGTTTGAGTCGCTCCGACGTTTCCAGCACCCGGCCATCATAAAAGGCGATCCGGTCGCGCACCGCATCGCGTAGCGCGCGCGTGTCGCCGGTTTCGAAATTCGCCTGCGCCGAGCGGCTGGCGGCACGAAAGCGCGCGTAATGGCCATCGAAACCGGCGAGGATGGCGCGGGCGAGCTCGGCAATCTGCCGGTAGTCCGGCTCGATATCGAGATCATCGACGATGACTTCATTCAGGGTTGCGGCATTGCGAGCTGACATGGCGGGAACTCGTCGGGGCACACTTCACTTTACTGCCTGCAGCGCATCGCCGTGGCGATTTTGTGGCACTGCAGCAGTCACGCCTCCACCATAGCGGCGTGGCAGCACATCCGTGATCGGGCACATCCCTGCTGGGGGCGTTTTCAACGGCAACAGCCCGCTGCTGCGGGCTGTGTGATTACGGCGCTTGCTGCGACGGCTTGCTGTTGCGCGAAAACCGAACGCCGCCAGCAAGGTCGTGGTGCTTACTCGATGATGGTGACCAGATTGCTCAGCGTTTCTTCGGTCTTGTCGCCCTTGGGCCAGCAGACGCGGGCGCGGTCGCCTTCGATCTTCAGTACGCGACCGTCGGTGCGCTCGGCGCCGCCCAGACTGGCCATCCGGTTCACTCGGCCGTTGACGACGATATCGCTATTCTTGCCGGCAAAAAAGGCGAACAGGCTAGAGACGATCATGATGGCTGCTCCTGGGTGTTAAGTAGTATTACTACGTACTTTACGCCGGATATTCTGAAATTCCAAATCAAACCAGGTGTGAATATCTGCATGGCATGCGCCGGCCCGCTTGACGTGGCAGGTAGAATGAATCGATCAATTTCCAGGGAGGCGTGATGACGTCTGCTTTTTCCGTCGCCGTGATCGGTGGCGGCCCGGCCGGGCTGATGGCCGCCGAAGTGCTCGCCGCCGCCGGCGTGCGCGTGACCGTTTACGATGCAATGCCCTCCTTGGGGCGCAAATTCCTGCTCGCCGGCGTCGGCGGCATGAACATCACCCACTCCGAACCATTGCAGCCCTTCCTGAATCGCTACGGTGCGCGCCGCGAGGCGCTGGCGCCGCTGATCGATGCGTTTTCGCCCGATGCGTTGCGGACGTGGATCGCCGGGCTGGGCATCGACACCTTCGTCGGTTCGAGCGGCAAGGTCTTTCCGACCGAGATGAAGGCGGCGCCACTGCTGCGCGCCTGGCTCGCCCGCTTGCGCGCGGCCGGTGCGGTGTTCCATACCCGCCACCGCTGGACCGGCTGGGATGCCGCCGGCGCCTTGCGTTTTGAAACGCCGCACGGCGAGTTGCTGGTGAACGCCGATGCGACGGTGCTCGCGCTCGGCGGCGGCAGTTGGGCCAAGCTCGGCTCGGACGGCGCCTGGCTGCCGTGGCTGATGGAAGCGGGCGTCGACGTGGCGCCGCTGTTGCCGAGCAATTGCGGCTTCGACGCCGGCTGGAGCGCGGTGCTGGCGGAGAAGTTTGCCGGCGCGCCGATCAAGAATGTTGCGCTGAGCTACGCCGACCTCGACGGCGTGAGCGAAACGCGCCGTGGCGAATTCGTGCTGACCGCGACCGGCGTTGAAGGCAACCTGATCTATGCGTTTTCGGCACGCCTGCGCGACGCGATCGCCGCCAACGGCAGCGCGACCTTCCATCTCGATCTGCTGCCCGATTTCACGCTCGACAAGGTCATCGCCGAGGTCGCGCATCCGCGCGGCTCGCGCTCGCTCTCCAGCCATCTGCAGAGCCGGCTGAATTTGAAGGGCGCCAAGGTGGGCTTGCTGCACGAAGTCCTGAGCAAGGCCGATTTCAACGATCCGGCCCGGCTGGCCAAGGCGATCAAGGCGCTGCCGGTGACGGTGAACGCGGCGCGACCGCTCGACGAGGCGATCAGCAGCGCCGGCGGCGTGACCTTTGGCGCGCTCGATGCCGGGCTGATGCTGAAAGCGAAACCGGGGGTGTTCTGCGCCGGTGAAATGCTCGACTGGGAGGCGCCTACCGGCGGCTATCTGCTGACCGGCTGCTTCGCCACCGGCCGCGCCGCCGGTCTGGGGGCCGTAGCGTGGCTGAAGCAGCGGGGAGAGCAATGATGAATCAACTGGCATCGAACCGGCTGGCCTTGATCACCGGTGGCTCGCAAGGCCTCGGCGCGGCGCTGGTCGCGCATTACCGGGCGCAAGGCTGGGTGGTGCGCGAATTTTCGCGTTCGGGCCAGAGCGATGCGCATGTGTCGGCCGATTTTGCCGAGCCCGATGTCGCGGTGATGACGCTCGACGCCCATTTTGCCGAGTTCGCCACCCAGCCGTGGGACGAAGTGCTGCTGATCAACAACGCCGGCATGCTGAGCCCGATCGCGCCGCTGCCACAGCTGCAAGACGCGGCGATTGCGGCCAACCTCAACGTCAATGTGATGAGCGCGATCCGTGTCATCGCCGCCTTCATGCGCCGCTTTCAGGATGTCGCCGCCACCAAGACCGTGGTGCAGATCTCCTCCGGCGCCGCGCTGCGCGGTTACGGCAGCTGGTCGCTGTACTGCGCCGGCAAGGCCGCGCTGGAGCATTTCATCCGCGCGGTCGCGGTCGAACAGGCCGGTGCGGTGCGGCCGGTGGTGTGCATCAGCCTCGATCCGGACGTAATGGACACACGGATGCAGGCCGAAATCCGCGGTACGTCGGCGGACGATTTCCCCGACGTCGCGCGCTTCATCGCCCGCCGCGACAAGCTGCGCACGCCCGAATCGGTCGCCGTCTATGTTGCCGGGGTAGTGGCCAGCGGCCCGGAAGGCGGAGCGCGCTACGATATCGAGGAAGCGGATTAAGGTCGGCGCCAGCCCGGGTCGGATTGGCTGTCGAGCGCGCGGTCGATCAACCCGGTCCAGCCGATATAGAGCTGATAGATTTCGGCTCGTTCGGAAATTTTGCCGTGCAGCGCAACGCCGTGCTGCTCGGCCCACGCCAGCGCCTCGGCTTCATCGTTTCCCTCGAACAGCACCACGTAGCGGTCGCCGTGGAAATCGATCAGCGGGCGATCGCTGCCGAAAAGATCGCTGCGCAGTTGCTTGAGCGTCTGCAAGGTATCGTTGCCGCTGGCGCCGCCGTCCGCAAGGCTGGTCGAACCGATCAGCGTGACGAGATTGAACCGGGTCATGCTGCGTTTCCTCTGACTGGCAAAGCACCAGTCTAGGGCGCTGATTCGCTGGCGCTTTGTCTGCGATCAAACCGGTGCGCACCGTGCGGCTTACACATTGCACATGCCGGATCAATAATGTGGCGGAATCTCGTCGGCCAGATTACGCTGGCCGCCGGCTTCGTTGCCGCGCATTTGCGATTGCACCCCGCGTAGCGCCTGGGCCAGCAGTTCGAGTTGCTGCTGCTGGCGTGCGACGACGCGGTTCAGCTCGTCCAGCAGATCATCCTGCAAGGCGAGTTTGATTTCGAGTTCGGTGATCCGGTCTTCCATTTTTCCATCGTCCAGGCGTCTAAGGCCGCCAGCATAGCGCGTTACTCGCCACCTATCCGTGTGGTTTGACGCTGCGGGCTGACCGGCGTAATGTCGCGGGCCTTTTTGCGCGAGCCACTCCCATGAATCACGCCTGTGGCATCGACTTCGGTACGTCCAATTCCACCGCCGCCATCTATACCGACGCAGGCGCGCGCCTGCTGGCGCTGGAAGACGGCAAGGTCACGCTGCCCTCGGCGGTGTTCTTCAATGTCGAGGACGATACGCTCGCCTTTGGCCGGGCCGCGCTCGGCGAATACCTGGAGGGCTACGAAGGCCGGCTGATGCGGGCGATGAAAAGCCTGCTGGGGTCGAACCTGATCGACGCCGGTACCGAGGTCGGCGGGCGCACGCTGGCGTTCCGCGATCTGATCGGCCGCTTTATCGGCGAGGTGAAAGCGCGCGCGCAGCAGCAGGCCGGCCATAATTTCGATGCCGTGGTGCTGGGTCGGCCGGTGCGTTTTGTCGACGATAACGATGCCGCCGATGCGCAGGCCGAAACCACGCTGGCGCAGATCGCCGGCGATCTGGGCTTCAAACATGTCAGCTTCCAGTTCGAGCCGATCGCCGCCGCGCATGATTACGAAGAGCGCATCGAGCGCGAAGAGCTGGTGCTGGTGGTCGATATCGGCGGCGGCACTTCGGATTTTTCGCTGATCCGCCTCTCGCCGGATCGGCGTGGCAAGGACGACCGCAGCGCCGACTTGCTGGCTAGCTGTGGCGTGCATATTGGCGGCACCGATTTCGACAAGCGCTTGTCGCTCGCTTGCGTGATGCCCGAACTGGGCTTGGGCGCGCAGCTCAAACGCGGCGCGGCCTTCCCGAGCAGCGTGTTCTTCCATCTGGCAACCTGGCACACGATCAACTTCGCCTACACCCGCAAGATGCGCCAGACCCTGCATGCGCTGGCTCCGGACGTCACCGATATGACGCGCTTCGACCGGCTGTTTCACGTGATCAACCAGCAGTCGGCGCATCATCTGGCGATGCGGGTCGAGGACACCAAGATCGCGCTGTCCGACACGGAAAGCGTGGCGATGGCCTTGAGTGAAATCGATGAGGCACTGGTGCGCGATGTCTCGCGGCAGACCTTTGCCGATGCGATCGCCGATGAAATCACCCGTGTCGGCGCGGCGGCGATGCAGACGCTGAATCAGGCCGGTGTCGCCGTGGCCGACGTTGATACGCTGTTCTTCACCGGTGGCGCCTCGGCGGTGCCGGCCTTGCGGGCGGCGATGGCTGCGCTGTTCCCGGCCGCGCGCGCGGTCGAGGGCGATGCCTACGGTAGCGTTGGCGCCGGTCTGGCCGTGGTCGCGCGGCAGCGCTACGGCTGAGTTTCCGGGCGGAGCTGATCTTGCGCAAGGTATTGGCGCAGCCCGGCGGATAGGGTGGATCCATTCCATCCAGCCGAGGGTTGCGCCATGATCACCACCGCCATTTTCCCGTCCCGTTATGTTCAAGGCGCCGGCGCGCTCGATGCGCTGGGTGACGAGCTGGCCCGTCTGGGTGGCAAGGCGCTGGTGCTGCTGGCGCCGTTTGTCGAGCGTGAACTCGGCGAGCGCATCGCCGCGACACTGGCCAAGGCCGGCGTCGAGGCGCGGCTGGAGGTCTTCAACGGCGAGTGTTCGGACGAAGAAGTCGCCCGGCTGGCCGAGATCGCCCGGCCGCTCGGTGTCAGGGTGGTGGCCGGTATCGGCGGCGGCAAGATGCTCGATACCGCCAAGGCCGTCGCGCACGAACTGGCTGTCCGCGTCGCCATCGTGCCGACCATTGCCTCGACCGATGCACCGTGCAGCGCGCTGTCGGTGATCTACACGCCGCAGGGCGAATTCAAGCGTTACCTCGTGCTGCCGACCAATCCCGATCTGGTGCTGGTGGATACCGCCGTGGTCGCCAAGGCGCCGGTGCGCTTGCTGGTGGCCGGCATGGGCGATGCGCTGGCGACGTGGTTCGAGGCCGAGTCGTGCCGGATCAAGGGCGCCGGCAACATGACCGGCCGACCGGGACCGATGACCGCTCACGGTCTGGCGAAACTCTGCTTCGACACCCTGCTCGAATACGGCCCGCTGGCCTGCGCGGCCTGCGAAGGCGGCGTGGTCACGCCGGCGCTGGAAAAAGTCGTCGAGGCCAATACCCTGCTGTCGGGGCTGGGTTTCGAGAGCGGCGGTCTGGCGGCCGCCCACGCCATCCACAACGGCCTGACCGTGCTGGCGCAAACGCACGATTACTGGCACGGCGAGAAGGTTGCGTTTGGCACGCTGGCGTCGCTGATGCTCAATGGCGCGGCTCCGGCGCTGATCGATCGGGTTTACGACTTCTGCGATGCGGTCGGCTTGCCGACGACACTGGCCGAAATCGGTCTTGAAGATGTGTCCGATGAAGACCTGCACCGCGCCGCAGCCGCCGCCTGCGCCGATGGCGAAACCATCCATAACGAGCCGTGTGCGATCAGTACCGAGTCGGTGCTCGGGGCGATGATCGCCGCCGATGCCTATGGCCGTAGCCGCCTTTGCAGCTGCTGCTGATGGTGATCCGGCGCATGGCAGCAATGCCGCGCGACTGAGCAGGGGCGGCAGGTATAATCGCCGGCTGTACCGACACCGAGATTTGCCATGTCCCGCACCATTTACCTGCTCCGTCACGGCCAGACCGAATTCAACACGGTGCGCCGGCTGCAAGGCCGCAGCGATTCGCCGCTGACCGCAACGGGCCGTGCACAGGCGCGTGCGATGGGCGAGGCGCTGCTGGCCGAGATCGGCTCGGCCGATGGCTGGACGATGCTGGCCAGCCCGCTGCCGCGCGCGCAGGCCAGCGCCCGGCTGGTGGCGGCCGAGCTGGGTCTTCCCGAGGCGGCGATCGGCAGCGACGAGCGGGTGATCGAAGTCGGCTTCGGCGATTGGGAGATGCAGCTGCGTGCCGATCTGGTGGCCCAGTACCCGGTGCTGGAAACCGCGCCGGACTGGCATTTCCATTCGCCCAATGGCGAAACCTTCGCCGAAGTGCGGGCGCGGATCGATGCCTTCCTCGCTGACACTACGCTGCCGCAGAAGCTGATCGTGGTGTCGCACGGCCTGTTCGGCCGCTTGCTGCGCGCCGTGTACGCCGGCATCGACGGCGATGCACTGTTCAGCGGTGAAATGCCGCAGGACGCGTTCTTCCGGCTGCACAATGGCGATGTCACGCGAATCGATTGCGTGCCGGTTGCCGTGGAATGAGCGGCGCGACGATGACAGGCGAAAAATACGATATCCGCCCCGAGCAGTCGGTCGAGCTGTTGAAAGAACTGCACATCCTGACCCGCGACGGCAAGCTCAATCAGGACAGCCGCCGCAAGCTCAAGCAGGTTTACCACCTGTTCAATTTCATCGAGCCGCTGCTGCGCGATGTGGTGGCCGATCACCCGAATGTCTCGCTGGTCGATCACGGCGCCGGCAAGTCGTATCTGGGTTTCATCCTCTACGACCTGTTCTTCAAGGCCAATGCGCCGGAAGGCACGATCTACGGCATCGAAACCCGGCAGGAACTGGTCGAGCGCTCGACCGCGCTGGCCGAGCGTTGCGGCTTCCCCGGCATGCGCTTTCTGAACCTGTCGGTCGCCGATTCGATCGGCTCCGATGTCTTGCCCGAGCAGATCGATGTCGTCACCGCCTTGCACGCGTGCAATACCGCGACCGACGATGCGATCCGCTTTGCGCTGGATAAAAAAGCCAAGCACATCGTGCTGGTGCCTTGCTGTCAGGCCGAAGTCGCCGCCGTGCTGCGCAAGAACAAGCAGCGGGCGCTGAAAAGCCCGCTGGCCGAAGTCTGGCGCCACCCGATCCACACGCGCGAGTTCGGCAGCCAGCTGACCAATGTGCTGCGTTGCCTGCAGCTCGAAGCGCACGGCTATCAGGTGACGGTGACCGAGCTGGTCGGCTGGGAGCACTCGATGAAGAACGAGCTGATCATTGCCAGCTACAAGAATCTGCCGCGCAAGAAACCGGCCGAGCGGCTCGATGCGGTGCTGGGCGAACTGGGGCTGGAAGAAATGCGCGCGCGTTTTTATACCGTCTGATCGACGCGCCGTCGCAAAAAACCGGCCCAGGGCCGGTTTTTTTTCGTCCCCTGGGCATCCTGCCGTTCGTCTGCTGGCTACGGCCATTACGCATATGTTGCGTCGCAGCAATTGATGACGATGTACTATCTGCATTCTTACTGTGTTTGACATTAATAACATGTCTGGAGAGTGGAAAGCAGATGGTGACCATTGATTCCAAAGTGACCCAGCTTGGGTGTTACAACGTGCAACAAGGGCAGAGCTCGGTTTCGGGCCTGTCGTCCGGGGCGTTCATGACGGTGCAGCTGCACCTGGCGCATTCGGCCAGCTTCGTTGGCGCCGGCATCATCGCCGGCGGGCCGTTCCGCTGTGCCGAGAGCTTCCCGGGCGCGGCGCCGGTAGCGGAAGACGCGTTCATCCAGAACTCGCTGTTTATCTGCCTGAATCCGCTGGTGCCGCAGACCGCGCCGAATGCCGCGCATCTGGCGCAACTGGCGCGCGATACCGCCGCGGCTGGCGAAATCGATCCGGTCGAGCATCTGGCCGATGACAAGGTCTACATCTTCACCGGCAGCGAAGACGAGGTGGTGTTTTCCGATGTCGTCGCCCGCACCCGCAGCTTCTACGAGCTGCTGGGCGTGCGGCCCGAGCACATCGCGTTTGACGACACCGTGCCGGCCGGGCATTCGATCATTACCGACAACCCCGAGGATTCGCCGCTCGGCAGTAACCAGCCGCCTTACATCAATCAGGGCGATTTCATGCAGTCGCACCATATTCTCGAGCATATCTACGGCAAGCTGAACCCGCCGGCCGAACGCCTGAGCGGCCGGCTGCTGCGATTTCATCAGACCGAGTTCTTTGGCGGCGACCCTGGCGCCAGCATGAGCGAGTACGGATACGCCTATATCCCGAAAGCGGTCGAGGACGGTGCGCCAGCGCGGGTGCATATCGCACTGCACGGCTGCAAGCAGGGCTACAACTATGTCGAGTACACCAACGGCCGCCGCGACACGCTGACGTCGCCGCCGTACGGCAACCGCTACGTGACGACGACCGGCTACAACGCCATTGCCGACAGCAACAATTTCATCATTCTGTACCCGCAGGTCGAGGGCACCGACGACGGCATCACCCAGAACCCCGAGGGCTGCTGGGACTGGTGGGGTTACTCCAGCACCGATGCGCAGCGCCCGGACTACTACTCGCGCAATGCGGTTCAGATTCGCGCCATTCACGGCATGCTGCAGCGGCTCGGCGGCTAAGCCCAACCGGATACAAAGGAAATAGTCATGAGCAATTACGATCAGGCCAAGGCCATCCACCACGTGCCCGCACACCGCTTGCACAGACTGGGGCAACTTTACACCCAGAGCGTCAGCCGCCATTTCAACAACAGCCTCGCCGTGGCGACATCGCTGCCGGCCTACCTCGATCCGCAGACCCTCGTGGAGGCATGGGGGCTGCAGCAGGCGGTGGCGCAGCGGCTGCAAAAGCAGAACCAGCAATGGTGGGATGGCATGAAGCTGCTGTATGAAGAATCTGGCCGGCTGGGCAAGGCCAATACCATGAGTAAGTTCTTCGAGCAGGAGTACAACCTGTACGCCCAGTTCGGATCGCTGGTCAGCGATCAGCTCACCAGCCTGATGGGACTGATGGAAAACGTCCAGATCGATTATGGCTACTGGATGGCGCAGAAGCAGGCGGCCCAGGCTGCGCCGGTGCAGGCCGTCCGGCCCGATGTGGCGGTGACGCGTTCGTCGTCGCGCCAGCGCGAAGCCGATGCGGCCTGAGCGGCACCCGGACGCGCAAGCCGGCGGTGTCGAACGCGGCGTAAGCGTGTTGCCTCTGCGCCGCTGCCCGTCCTGACCGTCCCGTCGTCCCCCCCGACAGCGCCGCGTTGCGGCGCTGTTTTCGTTTCTGCAGTGCAGCGCCATCCGCGCGCGGAACAGGCATAAGCAAACACGGATCGCTGCCTGTATAGCAGGTATACCAATCGTTCATTTTCCAGCTCGCTCGGGCTGGAATATATTTTCATCAACCCGGAGCGCACAAGGCAAAGCGAAAACAAACAGCGCGGTGTTTTGAATGGCAGCGGGGAATCGGCATGGGAGGTTCGGATAGACAACACCCTGCAATTTTCAAGAAGCGACCTAGAGGTTGGCATGTTGAGAAATATCTGTCTTGCGGGTGCATTGACGATGATTTCGACAATGACATTCGCAGCTGGATCGGATCAGCCCAAGATCGTACTCGAGCAGAAATTCGATGTCAGCGCCGAAAAGGCCTGGGGGAAAATCGGTACGTTCTGCAGCATTGAACATTGGCAATCCCTGGTGCGCGATTGCCTGGTGGAAGAACGGAGCGACGGCATTTATCGGGTGGTGGTGATGAAGAACGATAGCGCCTATACCGAGCGCCTCGAAACATTCTCGCAGTCTGATCGCAGTTTCAGTTATTCGATCTTGAGTGGCCCGCTGCCGGTGAATCAATACCGGTCCGAATTGAAGATCGAGTCCCGCGGTAATGAATCGAAACTGATCTGGCGGGCGTGGTACACGGTTCCTGAACAAGGCGACAGCCAAAAAATTAAAAGCGACCTAGAGGCGCTGTTCAGGAATGGCATTAAGGGAATGTCGATCCTTCTGCATTCCTAAGCAGTTCCAATTAAATACAAAGGAGAAATCATGATTCTGGTCACTGGTGCCACTGGCAATGTAGGTAGCGAAGTCGTTCGTCGTCTGGCGGAGCAAAACGTGGCGGTGCGCGCGCTGACGCGCAGCGCCGACAAGGTCGGCCAGTCCGGTTCGGTCGAATGGGTGCAGGGTGAATTCACCGACGCACAGAGCCTGAGCAACGCGCTGCGCGGTGTCGACAAGGTGGTGCTGATTTCGCCGGCGCATGCCGACATGGTCGCGCACCAACTGGCGGTGCTCGAAGCGGCCAAGGCGGCCGGGGTGAAGCACATCGTCAAGCTTTCCGGCCTCGGCGCCGGCCCGGAGGCGCCGATCCGTCTGCCGCGCAAGCATTTCGAGATCGAGAACCAGATCAAGGCCAGCGGTATCGCCTATACCTTCGTGCGTCCGAACCTGTTCATGCAGGTACTGATCGGCTCGGCCGGCAGCATCGCGTCCGACGGCGCGATC encodes:
- a CDS encoding TIGR03862 family flavoprotein — encoded protein: MTSAFSVAVIGGGPAGLMAAEVLAAAGVRVTVYDAMPSLGRKFLLAGVGGMNITHSEPLQPFLNRYGARREALAPLIDAFSPDALRTWIAGLGIDTFVGSSGKVFPTEMKAAPLLRAWLARLRAAGAVFHTRHRWTGWDAAGALRFETPHGELLVNADATVLALGGGSWAKLGSDGAWLPWLMEAGVDVAPLLPSNCGFDAGWSAVLAEKFAGAPIKNVALSYADLDGVSETRRGEFVLTATGVEGNLIYAFSARLRDAIAANGSATFHLDLLPDFTLDKVIAEVAHPRGSRSLSSHLQSRLNLKGAKVGLLHEVLSKADFNDPARLAKAIKALPVTVNAARPLDEAISSAGGVTFGALDAGLMLKAKPGVFCAGEMLDWEAPTGGYLLTGCFATGRAAGLGAVAWLKQRGEQ
- a CDS encoding SDR family NAD(P)-dependent oxidoreductase, with the translated sequence MMNQLASNRLALITGGSQGLGAALVAHYRAQGWVVREFSRSGQSDAHVSADFAEPDVAVMTLDAHFAEFATQPWDEVLLINNAGMLSPIAPLPQLQDAAIAANLNVNVMSAIRVIAAFMRRFQDVAATKTVVQISSGAALRGYGSWSLYCAGKAALEHFIRAVAVEQAGAVRPVVCISLDPDVMDTRMQAEIRGTSADDFPDVARFIARRDKLRTPESVAVYVAGVVASGPEGGARYDIEEAD
- a CDS encoding SlyX family protein, producing the protein MEDRITELEIKLALQDDLLDELNRVVARQQQQLELLAQALRGVQSQMRGNEAGGQRNLADEIPPHY
- a CDS encoding Hsp70 family protein produces the protein MNHACGIDFGTSNSTAAIYTDAGARLLALEDGKVTLPSAVFFNVEDDTLAFGRAALGEYLEGYEGRLMRAMKSLLGSNLIDAGTEVGGRTLAFRDLIGRFIGEVKARAQQQAGHNFDAVVLGRPVRFVDDNDAADAQAETTLAQIAGDLGFKHVSFQFEPIAAAHDYEERIEREELVLVVDIGGGTSDFSLIRLSPDRRGKDDRSADLLASCGVHIGGTDFDKRLSLACVMPELGLGAQLKRGAAFPSSVFFHLATWHTINFAYTRKMRQTLHALAPDVTDMTRFDRLFHVINQQSAHHLAMRVEDTKIALSDTESVAMALSEIDEALVRDVSRQTFADAIADEITRVGAAAMQTLNQAGVAVADVDTLFFTGGASAVPALRAAMAALFPAARAVEGDAYGSVGAGLAVVARQRYG
- a CDS encoding glycerol dehydrogenase, whose amino-acid sequence is MITTAIFPSRYVQGAGALDALGDELARLGGKALVLLAPFVERELGERIAATLAKAGVEARLEVFNGECSDEEVARLAEIARPLGVRVVAGIGGGKMLDTAKAVAHELAVRVAIVPTIASTDAPCSALSVIYTPQGEFKRYLVLPTNPDLVLVDTAVVAKAPVRLLVAGMGDALATWFEAESCRIKGAGNMTGRPGPMTAHGLAKLCFDTLLEYGPLACAACEGGVVTPALEKVVEANTLLSGLGFESGGLAAAHAIHNGLTVLAQTHDYWHGEKVAFGTLASLMLNGAAPALIDRVYDFCDAVGLPTTLAEIGLEDVSDEDLHRAAAAACADGETIHNEPCAISTESVLGAMIAADAYGRSRLCSCC
- a CDS encoding histidine phosphatase family protein, with translation MSRTIYLLRHGQTEFNTVRRLQGRSDSPLTATGRAQARAMGEALLAEIGSADGWTMLASPLPRAQASARLVAAELGLPEAAIGSDERVIEVGFGDWEMQLRADLVAQYPVLETAPDWHFHSPNGETFAEVRARIDAFLADTTLPQKLIVVSHGLFGRLLRAVYAGIDGDALFSGEMPQDAFFRLHNGDVTRIDCVPVAVE
- a CDS encoding SAM-dependent methyltransferase; the encoded protein is MTGEKYDIRPEQSVELLKELHILTRDGKLNQDSRRKLKQVYHLFNFIEPLLRDVVADHPNVSLVDHGAGKSYLGFILYDLFFKANAPEGTIYGIETRQELVERSTALAERCGFPGMRFLNLSVADSIGSDVLPEQIDVVTALHACNTATDDAIRFALDKKAKHIVLVPCCQAEVAAVLRKNKQRALKSPLAEVWRHPIHTREFGSQLTNVLRCLQLEAHGYQVTVTELVGWEHSMKNELIIASYKNLPRKKPAERLDAVLGELGLEEMRARFYTV
- a CDS encoding poly(3-hydroxybutyrate) depolymerase, yielding MVTIDSKVTQLGCYNVQQGQSSVSGLSSGAFMTVQLHLAHSASFVGAGIIAGGPFRCAESFPGAAPVAEDAFIQNSLFICLNPLVPQTAPNAAHLAQLARDTAAAGEIDPVEHLADDKVYIFTGSEDEVVFSDVVARTRSFYELLGVRPEHIAFDDTVPAGHSIITDNPEDSPLGSNQPPYINQGDFMQSHHILEHIYGKLNPPAERLSGRLLRFHQTEFFGGDPGASMSEYGYAYIPKAVEDGAPARVHIALHGCKQGYNYVEYTNGRRDTLTSPPYGNRYVTTTGYNAIADSNNFIILYPQVEGTDDGITQNPEGCWDWWGYSSTDAQRPDYYSRNAVQIRAIHGMLQRLGG
- a CDS encoding SRPBCC family protein; translated protein: MLRNICLAGALTMISTMTFAAGSDQPKIVLEQKFDVSAEKAWGKIGTFCSIEHWQSLVRDCLVEERSDGIYRVVVMKNDSAYTERLETFSQSDRSFSYSILSGPLPVNQYRSELKIESRGNESKLIWRAWYTVPEQGDSQKIKSDLEALFRNGIKGMSILLHS
- a CDS encoding SDR family oxidoreductase, which gives rise to MILVTGATGNVGSEVVRRLAEQNVAVRALTRSADKVGQSGSVEWVQGEFTDAQSLSNALRGVDKVVLISPAHADMVAHQLAVLEAAKAAGVKHIVKLSGLGAGPEAPIRLPRKHFEIENQIKASGIAYTFVRPNLFMQVLIGSAGSIASDGAIYAPAGEGAISFTDVRDVAATIVTALLEPGHENQAYEITGPAALTYAEAADVLSVAIGKPAKYVAVDEETARNAMTSGGLDQWLVEAFLELFQIYRAGYGAAVLSDTVARVTGRPAHDLNNFANAYRPQFVAA